In Oryzias melastigma strain HK-1 linkage group LG16, ASM292280v2, whole genome shotgun sequence, a single genomic region encodes these proteins:
- the LOC118599771 gene encoding vigilin-like: MADVVENEAKIAHMRPPGGSVAAAGGGVSGENQGPSKGFVVREAPWANTNEKAPDMSSSEDFPSFGAPVPQNFIQH, from the exons ATGGCGGACGTTGTGGAAAACGAAGCAAAGATAGCTCACATGAGGCCACCTGGTGGTAGTGTTGCTGCTGCCGGCGGCGGCGTCTCCGGCGAGAACCAAGGTCCATCCAAAGGTTTCGTGGTGAGGGAGGCTCCCTGGGCTAACACCAATGAGAAA gCTCCTGACATGAGCAGCTCTGAAGATTTCCCAAGCTTTGGAGCTCCAGTCCCACAAAACTTTATACAACACTAG